From Micromonospora rifamycinica, a single genomic window includes:
- a CDS encoding ABC transporter ATP-binding protein, with the protein MTAPPTIELDSVTVGYDRRSVCRDVSLRIAEGSFTVFIGPNGCGKSTLLRTIARVLRPSAGRVAVLGRDVHGYRRRQYARTVGLLPQGIEAPAGMTVTDLVLRGRHPHRSALSRWTSQDEQAVTAALAATRTTAFGDRMLAELSGGQRQRAWLAMLLAQDTPILLLDEPTTYLDIAHQYEVLDLLADLHAGGRTVVAVLHDLNQAARYATDLVVLHDGRVTTTGPPSAVLTPDLVADVFGLRCRVVSDPVTGTPAVFPESSRPRPASPVRDG; encoded by the coding sequence ATGACCGCCCCACCCACGATCGAGCTGGATTCGGTCACCGTCGGCTACGACCGGCGCAGCGTCTGCCGGGACGTCTCCCTGCGGATCGCCGAGGGGAGCTTCACCGTCTTCATCGGGCCGAACGGGTGCGGCAAGTCGACCCTGCTGCGTACCATCGCCCGGGTGCTGCGGCCGAGCGCGGGCCGGGTGGCCGTTCTCGGCCGCGACGTGCACGGCTACCGCCGACGGCAGTACGCCCGCACCGTGGGGCTGCTCCCCCAGGGGATCGAGGCACCGGCGGGGATGACCGTCACCGATCTGGTGCTGCGCGGGCGGCACCCGCACCGATCGGCGTTGAGCCGCTGGACGTCGCAGGACGAACAGGCGGTCACCGCGGCGCTGGCCGCCACCAGGACCACCGCATTCGGCGACCGGATGCTGGCGGAGCTCTCCGGGGGTCAGCGGCAACGCGCCTGGTTGGCCATGCTGCTGGCGCAGGACACCCCGATCCTGCTGCTCGACGAACCGACCACCTACCTCGACATCGCCCACCAGTACGAGGTCCTCGACCTGCTCGCCGACCTGCATGCCGGCGGTCGGACCGTGGTCGCCGTCCTGCACGACCTCAACCAGGCGGCCCGTTACGCCACCGACCTGGTGGTCCTGCACGACGGCCGGGTCACCACGACCGGTCCCCCGTCGGCGGTGCTCACCCCGGACCTCGTCGCCGACGTGTTCGGGCTGCGCTGCCGGGTCGTGTCCGATCCGGTGACGGGCACGCCCGCGGTGTTTCCCGAGTCGTCCCGCCCCCGCCCGGCCAGCCCCGTCCGCGACGGGTGA
- a CDS encoding FecCD family ABC transporter permease has product MTTVPTSAPGRRARRRHTRRATLACLVALALGVGLAVVALTSGRYATPLPELWPALTGGGSPGLRFVLFELRLPRIGTALAVGAALGAAGALFQSVSRNPLGSPDIVGFTVGAATGALVVLLVLHETRLTPAVGAVLGGAAVAGAALLLGGTGQRLILVGIGLAALLTAVNAYLLTRAEVTDAQNAAVWLVGSLNGSGHHLPLLLGALTVLLPPAVLAARGLRLIENGGDKALSLGVPVRRQRLTATALAVALTAVGVAGAGPVGFVALAAPHLARRLTRVAAPLVTTSAVFGAVLLLAADQLAQRLVPGQQLPVGAVTGVVGGGYLALVLAWTWRGRPG; this is encoded by the coding sequence ATGACCACCGTCCCGACCAGCGCTCCGGGCCGCCGCGCCCGCCGCCGGCACACCCGCCGCGCCACCCTGGCCTGCCTCGTCGCGCTGGCCCTCGGCGTCGGGCTGGCGGTCGTCGCCCTGACCAGTGGCCGGTACGCCACCCCGCTACCCGAGCTGTGGCCGGCGCTGACCGGGGGCGGCAGCCCCGGCCTGCGGTTCGTCCTGTTCGAGCTGCGGCTCCCCCGGATCGGCACCGCGCTCGCCGTCGGGGCGGCCCTCGGCGCGGCCGGTGCCCTCTTCCAGAGTGTCAGCCGCAACCCCCTCGGCAGCCCCGACATCGTCGGCTTCACCGTCGGCGCCGCCACCGGCGCGCTGGTCGTCCTGCTGGTCCTCCACGAGACCCGCCTCACCCCGGCCGTGGGCGCGGTGCTCGGCGGTGCCGCCGTCGCCGGGGCGGCCCTGCTGCTCGGCGGGACCGGGCAACGCCTCATCCTCGTCGGGATCGGCCTGGCCGCCCTGCTCACCGCCGTCAACGCCTACCTGCTGACCCGGGCCGAGGTGACCGACGCGCAGAACGCCGCCGTCTGGCTCGTCGGCAGCCTCAACGGCAGCGGTCACCACCTGCCGCTGCTGCTCGGCGCGCTCACCGTGCTGCTGCCACCCGCCGTGCTGGCGGCCCGGGGGCTGCGACTCATCGAGAACGGCGGGGACAAGGCACTCAGCCTCGGCGTACCCGTGCGCCGGCAACGCCTCACCGCGACGGCCCTGGCGGTCGCGCTCACCGCCGTCGGGGTCGCCGGCGCCGGACCGGTCGGCTTCGTCGCCCTGGCCGCCCCCCACCTGGCCCGCCGGCTCACCCGCGTCGCCGCTCCGCTGGTGACCACCAGCGCGGTGTTCGGCGCCGTGCTCCTGCTCGCCGCCGACCAGCTCGCCCAACGGCTCGTCCCCGGGCAGCAACTGCCCGTCGGCGCGGTCACCGGCGTCGTCGGCGGTGGCTACCTGGCTCTCGTCCTGGCCTGGACCTGGCGGGGCAGGCCCGGGTGA
- a CDS encoding FecCD family ABC transporter permease, producing the protein MSVATPAGLRRPRLLAAGLLACALALLAAIAVSLAVGALPLTTGTVLRELVSPGDSEAGLIVREVRLPRTAIAVCVGAALALAGALMQVLTRNPLADPGLLGVNAGAAAAVVAGILAGVTSQSGHLLLALLGAGVAAGLVTAIGGTRGPGTADDGRLVLAGAAVGACLTGAVAGVTLIDQTAFDRYRFWAVGSLADQPLSALLTAAPALLAGLVVTVGVIRPLDVLRFGDEGGTALGVSPGRTRLLALVATTLLCGGATAVAGPIGFLGLAVPHAARAICGPRLGWIVAYSCLLGPLLLITADVIGRLLARPGEIEVAIVMGAIGAPVFIALVRARRIPRP; encoded by the coding sequence GTGTCGGTCGCCACCCCCGCCGGCTTACGCCGCCCCCGCCTGCTCGCCGCCGGCCTGCTCGCCTGCGCGCTGGCCCTGCTGGCCGCGATCGCCGTCAGCCTCGCCGTCGGCGCGCTGCCCCTGACGACCGGCACCGTGCTGCGGGAACTCGTCTCCCCCGGCGACAGCGAGGCGGGCCTGATCGTCCGGGAGGTCCGGCTACCCCGTACCGCGATCGCGGTCTGTGTCGGAGCGGCCCTGGCCCTGGCCGGCGCCCTGATGCAGGTGCTGACCCGCAACCCCCTCGCCGACCCCGGGTTGCTGGGCGTCAACGCCGGAGCCGCCGCCGCGGTGGTCGCCGGCATCCTCGCCGGGGTGACCAGTCAGAGCGGACACCTGCTGCTCGCCCTGCTCGGCGCGGGCGTCGCCGCCGGCCTGGTCACCGCCATCGGCGGCACCCGGGGCCCGGGCACCGCCGACGACGGCCGGCTGGTCCTGGCCGGCGCGGCCGTCGGCGCCTGCCTGACCGGGGCCGTCGCCGGTGTCACCCTGATCGACCAGACCGCCTTCGACCGGTACCGTTTCTGGGCCGTCGGCAGCCTCGCCGACCAGCCGCTGTCCGCCCTGCTCACGGCGGCACCGGCGCTGCTCGCCGGCCTGGTGGTCACCGTGGGCGTGATCCGACCACTGGACGTGCTGCGCTTCGGCGACGAGGGCGGCACCGCGCTGGGTGTCAGCCCCGGCCGCACCCGGCTGCTCGCGCTGGTCGCCACCACCCTGCTCTGCGGCGGCGCGACCGCCGTGGCCGGCCCGATCGGCTTCCTCGGACTGGCCGTCCCGCACGCCGCCCGGGCGATCTGCGGCCCCCGGCTCGGGTGGATCGTCGCCTACTCCTGCCTGCTCGGCCCGCTCCTGCTGATCACCGCCGACGTGATCGGCCGGCTGCTGGCCCGCCCCGGAGAGATCGAGGTCGCGATCGTCATGGGTGCCATCGGCGCCCCCGTGTTCATCGCCCTGGTCCGCGCCCGGAGGATTCCCCGCCCATGA
- a CDS encoding iron-siderophore ABC transporter substrate-binding protein: MSHTRPRRLSTVLTAATLVLALLVAGGCATGEASPAAPASGSSDAAFPTTITHAFGATTLTAKPRRIVVVGLKEQDYFLALGEVPVAIRDWYGNQPNATWPWARERLGTAKPEVLARAELDYEQIAALRPDVIVGLSSGMSRQEYDLLTKIAPTVAQPAGDGSWAVTWQQMSRAAGQITGRSAEAEKLVTDLEQRIAAVAAAHPRLKGAHTVFASTYEGQYYLFSPETTASKVLLDLGLTMTPEVTTLTANANQSATISRERFDLVDVDVAVWSEAATDPGVTTLLGDPLYTRLDVRTQRRDVFLGTEANGALAFASVLSLPYVLDKIVPALAVAVDGDPATSSEYSAR; the protein is encoded by the coding sequence ATGTCACACACCCGACCACGCCGGCTGAGCACTGTCCTGACCGCCGCCACACTGGTGCTCGCCCTGCTGGTGGCCGGCGGTTGCGCCACCGGCGAGGCGAGCCCCGCCGCCCCCGCGTCCGGATCGTCCGACGCCGCGTTCCCCACCACCATCACCCACGCCTTCGGCGCGACCACCCTCACCGCCAAGCCCCGACGCATCGTGGTGGTGGGCCTCAAGGAGCAGGACTACTTCCTCGCCCTCGGCGAGGTGCCGGTGGCGATCCGCGACTGGTACGGCAACCAGCCGAACGCGACCTGGCCGTGGGCCCGGGAACGACTCGGCACGGCCAAGCCGGAGGTACTGGCCCGCGCCGAACTCGACTACGAACAGATCGCCGCCCTGCGCCCCGACGTCATCGTCGGACTCTCCTCCGGCATGTCCCGCCAGGAGTACGACCTGCTCACCAAGATCGCCCCCACCGTCGCCCAACCGGCCGGCGACGGCAGCTGGGCGGTGACCTGGCAACAGATGAGCAGAGCCGCCGGACAGATCACCGGCCGCAGCGCCGAGGCCGAGAAACTCGTCACCGACCTGGAACAGCGGATCGCCGCGGTCGCCGCCGCCCACCCCCGCCTCAAGGGCGCCCACACCGTGTTCGCCTCCACCTACGAAGGCCAGTACTACCTGTTCAGCCCCGAGACCACCGCCTCGAAGGTCCTGCTCGACCTCGGACTGACCATGACACCCGAGGTCACCACCCTCACCGCGAACGCCAACCAGTCCGCCACCATCAGCCGCGAACGGTTCGACCTGGTGGACGTGGACGTCGCCGTCTGGTCCGAGGCGGCCACCGACCCGGGCGTGACCACCCTGCTCGGCGACCCGCTCTACACCCGGCTGGACGTCCGCACCCAGCGCCGGGACGTCTTCCTCGGCACCGAGGCCAACGGCGCGCTCGCCTTCGCCTCCGTCCTGAGCCTGCCCTACGTGCTGGACAAGATCGTCCCCGCGCTCGCCGTCGCCGTCGACGGCGACCCGGCCACCAGTTCGGAGTACAGCGCGCGATGA
- a CDS encoding siderophore-interacting protein: MTDTLTRPGFWTATVHEVHRLTPHLQRVVLGGPDLAHFPCLGAPDESVTIYLPRPGEPAPPPMTLRGEAWGYHDEQHPPVGRNYSVRAVDPVGARLTIDFALHDHGPATSWARQAEIGTGLLLWRCRAWFRPPADTRWLVLAADLAGLPAATRTVAERPPGLPTRVLVDLPDLADARDLLTAAGDDPTVHIDVRVGVGNGHGPGSLVDRLRETTLPDGPGYVWVAGEAGECRQARSVLRTVHRLPRDRAVCVGYWRTDAADWERRYARFRPLLDQVYQDGLAAGLNPVEAGDRMEETLERMTR, from the coding sequence ATGACCGACACCCTCACCCGGCCCGGCTTCTGGACCGCCACCGTGCACGAGGTCCACCGGCTGACCCCACACCTGCAGCGGGTCGTCCTCGGCGGTCCCGACCTCGCCCACTTCCCCTGCCTGGGCGCACCGGACGAGTCGGTGACGATCTACCTCCCCCGCCCCGGCGAGCCGGCCCCGCCACCGATGACCCTGCGCGGCGAGGCATGGGGCTACCACGACGAACAGCACCCACCCGTCGGCCGCAACTACTCCGTCCGCGCCGTCGACCCCGTCGGGGCGCGGCTGACCATCGACTTCGCCCTGCACGACCACGGCCCCGCCACGTCCTGGGCACGACAGGCCGAAATTGGCACCGGTCTCCTGCTGTGGCGGTGCCGCGCCTGGTTCCGTCCACCCGCCGACACCCGCTGGCTGGTGCTCGCCGCCGACCTGGCCGGGCTGCCCGCCGCGACCCGTACCGTCGCGGAACGCCCACCCGGCCTCCCGACCCGGGTGCTGGTCGACCTGCCGGACCTGGCCGACGCCCGGGACCTGCTCACCGCAGCCGGCGACGACCCCACCGTGCACATCGACGTCCGCGTCGGGGTAGGCAACGGCCACGGACCGGGCAGCCTCGTCGACCGGCTGCGGGAGACGACCCTGCCCGACGGCCCCGGCTACGTCTGGGTCGCCGGCGAGGCGGGGGAGTGCCGCCAGGCCCGGTCCGTGCTACGCACCGTGCACCGGCTGCCCCGGGACCGCGCCGTCTGCGTGGGCTACTGGCGCACCGACGCAGCCGACTGGGAACGCCGCTACGCCCGCTTCCGCCCCCTCCTCGACCAGGTGTACCAGGACGGCCTCGCGGCCGGACTCAACCCGGTGGAAGCGGGCGACCGGATGGAGGAGACCCTGGAACGGATGACCCGGTGA
- a CDS encoding LacI family DNA-binding transcriptional regulator, producing MARPVTLHDVARRAGVGKSTVSNVLSRSGRVSEATRERVRAAMEELGYVPNRAARQLRGGRTGIVGVYVPGVPSTSEFYMRFVFGIMERAAARDRDVTILTASEHRSPRTLDGVIVADPHRDDEFVPVLMRGGMPVVCFERPPAGMHPDVVLWADHHRALTGLLDRMAEVGARRPALVVPPETGDWAAQLAAGHRDWCARHGVAPVVAHHPWVPSPSEVSRAVERVLAVPGVDALVCASVDTAPTAVQVLHRLGHPVGRDVLVASATESSALRLGQPPVTALDLSPLDAGRRCADLLDDLIGGGPGGVYEHPVHLWWRDSTRGSPPVTGSSVPGSPPSGRPLPPG from the coding sequence ATGGCCCGTCCCGTCACGCTGCACGATGTCGCGCGCCGGGCGGGTGTCGGCAAGTCCACCGTTTCCAATGTGCTGTCGCGTTCCGGCCGGGTCTCCGAGGCGACCCGGGAGCGGGTCCGGGCGGCGATGGAGGAGCTGGGCTACGTCCCCAACCGGGCGGCCCGGCAGTTGCGGGGCGGGCGGACCGGCATCGTCGGGGTCTACGTTCCGGGTGTGCCGTCCACATCGGAGTTCTACATGCGGTTCGTGTTCGGCATCATGGAGCGCGCTGCCGCCCGCGACCGGGACGTCACCATCCTGACCGCCTCGGAACACCGGTCGCCCCGGACGCTCGACGGGGTGATCGTGGCCGATCCGCACCGGGACGACGAGTTCGTGCCGGTGCTGATGCGCGGTGGGATGCCGGTCGTCTGTTTCGAACGCCCCCCGGCCGGGATGCACCCGGACGTGGTGCTCTGGGCGGACCACCACCGGGCGCTCACCGGGTTGCTGGACCGGATGGCCGAGGTCGGGGCTCGGCGTCCCGCCCTGGTGGTGCCGCCGGAGACCGGTGACTGGGCGGCCCAGCTGGCGGCGGGGCACCGGGACTGGTGCGCCCGGCACGGGGTCGCCCCGGTGGTGGCGCACCATCCGTGGGTGCCGTCGCCGTCGGAGGTGTCCCGGGCGGTCGAGCGGGTGCTCGCCGTGCCGGGGGTGGACGCCCTGGTGTGTGCCTCGGTGGACACCGCGCCGACGGCTGTCCAGGTGCTGCACCGGCTCGGGCACCCGGTCGGGCGGGACGTCCTGGTGGCGAGCGCCACCGAGTCGTCCGCCCTGCGGTTGGGTCAGCCGCCGGTCACCGCGCTCGACCTGTCTCCGTTGGATGCCGGACGCCGCTGCGCCGACCTGCTCGACGACCTGATCGGTGGCGGCCCGGGCGGGGTCTACGAACATCCGGTCCACCTGTGGTGGCGGGACTCCACCCGGGGGTCGCCGCCGGTCACCGGGTCATCCGTTCCAGGGTCTCCTCCATCCGGTCGCCCGCTTCCACCGGGTTGA
- a CDS encoding P1 family peptidase, translated as MSEHHPAPPRTTSPIGNDHRRRAAVLGAAGDGWIDFDLPGVAIGTAEYPDGPTGVTVLSIPGGARTAVDKRGGAVGVSGGFPYHHALCFAGGSSFGLAAASGVYDELLRRTGYATDFGSLPVVSGAVVYDFTPRDNAIYPDTRLGADGLRAVRTDRVAVGRVGAGVAATVGKVDNTRAEWGGQGAAFTRIGAARLLVLTVVNAMGVIVDRDGDIVRGNLDPATGRRRHPAEDYAELIAATTPDLAPTGGNTTLTAVVTNVRMTDTELAQFATQVHGSMHRAIQPFHTIADGDTLFALTTDEVTVPTPSLRLGTVAAELAWDAVLSSVDIRTRG; from the coding sequence ATGTCCGAACACCATCCGGCCCCGCCGCGCACGACGTCCCCCATCGGCAACGACCACCGGCGACGAGCCGCGGTGCTCGGTGCGGCGGGCGACGGATGGATCGACTTCGACCTGCCCGGCGTGGCGATCGGCACCGCCGAGTACCCCGACGGCCCGACCGGCGTCACCGTCCTCAGCATCCCCGGCGGCGCCCGCACCGCCGTCGACAAGCGGGGCGGGGCCGTCGGGGTCAGCGGCGGCTTCCCGTACCACCACGCGTTGTGCTTCGCCGGCGGGTCGAGCTTCGGGCTCGCCGCGGCGTCCGGCGTCTACGACGAACTGCTCCGCCGCACCGGCTACGCGACCGACTTCGGGAGCCTGCCGGTGGTGTCCGGGGCCGTCGTCTACGACTTCACCCCCCGGGACAACGCCATCTACCCGGACACCCGACTCGGTGCCGACGGACTGCGCGCGGTACGCACCGACCGGGTGGCCGTCGGGAGGGTCGGCGCGGGTGTCGCCGCGACCGTCGGCAAGGTCGACAACACCCGCGCCGAGTGGGGCGGACAGGGCGCGGCCTTCACCCGCATCGGTGCGGCCCGGTTGCTGGTGCTGACGGTGGTGAACGCCATGGGCGTGATCGTCGACCGCGACGGCGACATCGTGCGGGGAAACCTCGACCCGGCAACCGGCCGGCGTCGCCACCCGGCCGAGGACTACGCCGAGCTGATCGCGGCGACCACCCCGGACCTCGCGCCCACCGGAGGGAACACCACCCTCACCGCCGTGGTCACCAACGTCCGGATGACCGACACCGAACTCGCCCAGTTCGCCACCCAGGTGCACGGCTCCATGCACCGGGCGATCCAGCCCTTCCACACCATCGCCGACGGCGACACCCTGTTCGCCCTGACGACCGACGAGGTGACGGTGCCCACCCCGTCGCTCCGGCTGGGCACGGTCGCCGCCGAGCTGGCCTGGGACGCCGTCCTCTCCAGCGTCGACATCCGCACCCGAGGTTGA
- a CDS encoding sensor histidine kinase codes for MKLDWRGLTIWDWPLAGLLALALLLDGATASELGYDDRWELPGFLVVCALALLASRWPVVAGVGVVVVLLAWSVVLRLAGVAVPAAAGGLGAAEVVAVLAVIVAVVRRTSRSTAAGLVGLLLLGCLAVGVLRPEHPGAPQELGWSVVLPVVAVVAGWVLRVRDARQARELRAVVVATQLRERVALARELHDVVAHHIGGMVVQAQAAQAVALPDPGAPARVLPVIERAGAEALSAMQRMVAMLQDVDGDPVTPPTDLLADLRAAAVTSGDATAVRLAVELGEPVPAAVATTVLRLVQESVTNARRYAVGAREITATVRAGDGRVRVQVRDDGRHADRPRRSGGGGYGLVGMRERVQLLGGRFEAGRLPGAGWQVLADLPLRPEP; via the coding sequence GTGAAGCTCGACTGGCGAGGTCTGACCATCTGGGACTGGCCCCTGGCCGGGCTGCTCGCGCTGGCGTTGCTGCTGGACGGGGCGACGGCGAGCGAACTGGGGTATGACGACCGGTGGGAGCTGCCGGGTTTCCTCGTGGTGTGTGCCCTCGCGTTGCTGGCGTCGCGGTGGCCGGTCGTCGCGGGTGTCGGTGTGGTGGTGGTCCTGCTGGCGTGGTCGGTGGTGCTGCGGCTGGCCGGTGTCGCGGTCCCCGCCGCCGCGGGCGGGTTGGGGGCTGCCGAGGTCGTCGCGGTCCTGGCCGTCATCGTCGCGGTGGTCCGCCGGACGTCCAGGTCCACCGCCGCCGGCCTGGTGGGGTTGCTCCTGCTCGGCTGCCTGGCGGTCGGGGTGCTGCGGCCGGAGCACCCCGGCGCTCCTCAGGAGCTGGGCTGGTCGGTGGTCCTGCCGGTGGTGGCCGTCGTGGCCGGCTGGGTTCTGCGGGTGCGCGACGCCCGGCAGGCGCGGGAGCTGCGGGCGGTCGTGGTCGCGACGCAGTTGCGTGAGCGGGTGGCCCTGGCGCGGGAGCTGCACGACGTGGTGGCCCACCACATTGGCGGCATGGTGGTGCAGGCCCAGGCGGCGCAGGCGGTGGCCCTGCCGGATCCCGGTGCTCCGGCTCGGGTGCTGCCGGTGATCGAACGTGCCGGTGCGGAGGCCCTGTCGGCGATGCAGCGGATGGTCGCCATGCTGCAGGATGTCGACGGGGATCCGGTGACGCCGCCCACGGACCTCCTCGCCGACCTGCGTGCGGCGGCTGTCACCTCGGGGGACGCCACTGCGGTCCGGTTGGCGGTGGAACTCGGCGAGCCCGTGCCGGCGGCGGTCGCGACGACGGTGCTGCGGCTGGTCCAGGAGTCGGTGACGAACGCGCGGCGCTATGCCGTGGGCGCCCGTGAGATCACCGCGACGGTACGGGCCGGAGACGGGCGTGTCCGCGTGCAGGTGCGTGACGACGGGCGGCACGCTGACCGGCCGAGGAGGTCCGGGGGCGGCGGTTACGGCCTGGTCGGTATGCGGGAACGGGTGCAGCTGCTCGGCGGCCGGTTCGAGGCGGGCCGGTTGCCCGGTGCGGGCTGGCAGGTGCTCGCGGACCTGCCGCTGCGGCCGGAGCCCTGA
- a CDS encoding sensor histidine kinase translates to MTTNRTVSGVLPTSAEARHGMVTAVVSARVLRQWPWAVPLVVLGLLDIRILAESDTARLGWTVPGIALMATLALLAQVRPVPGALGAAATLVVSTGVLRAADAETTAGLAVTEIAAVAIVIVAVVRRVPGVAATGLVGLLLATSTVAAQLRPQYAPPPGESTPEPWWSLSLSGMAMVVLPVAYGWYLRSRDRQRARTRQAAVIAVQQRERLALARELRDVVTHQVRTMMDQAQSAQERSISDPGAALDALPVIERSGIEALSSMRHLVAALREGEPGEGRTPAPLTRTTDLAADLRAMSSAGSPPVRVTVELAEPVAEEVATSVLRLVQESVSNARRHAVGARQVEVSVRTGQGHLRVEIRDDGKANRPIGRRRGGFGVVGRRRGGFGVVGRRRGGFGVVGRRRGGSGLVGMRERVRLLGGRFTAGRTSGGWQVLADLPLYRAEP, encoded by the coding sequence ATGACGACGAACCGTACTGTCTCCGGTGTCCTCCCGACGAGCGCGGAGGCGCGGCACGGGATGGTGACGGCGGTGGTATCGGCGCGGGTGCTGCGGCAATGGCCGTGGGCTGTTCCACTGGTGGTCCTCGGCCTGCTCGACATCCGGATCCTCGCGGAATCCGACACCGCGCGTCTCGGGTGGACGGTGCCGGGCATCGCCCTGATGGCGACCCTGGCGCTGCTGGCACAGGTACGGCCGGTTCCCGGGGCGCTGGGAGCCGCGGCGACCCTCGTCGTCTCGACCGGGGTGCTGCGGGCGGCCGACGCCGAGACCACGGCGGGCCTGGCCGTGACCGAGATCGCCGCCGTGGCGATCGTCATCGTGGCGGTGGTCCGGCGGGTTCCCGGGGTCGCCGCCACCGGTCTCGTCGGGCTGCTCCTGGCCACCAGCACGGTGGCGGCGCAGCTACGACCGCAGTACGCGCCCCCACCGGGGGAGTCGACGCCGGAGCCGTGGTGGAGTCTGTCGCTGTCGGGAATGGCGATGGTGGTGCTGCCCGTGGCGTACGGGTGGTACCTGCGCAGTCGCGACCGGCAACGGGCCCGGACGCGGCAGGCCGCCGTGATCGCGGTGCAACAGCGGGAGCGCCTCGCCCTGGCACGGGAACTCCGCGACGTGGTGACCCACCAGGTCAGGACGATGATGGACCAGGCGCAGAGCGCACAGGAACGCTCCATATCGGACCCCGGTGCGGCACTCGACGCCCTGCCCGTGATCGAACGCTCCGGTATCGAGGCGCTGTCCTCGATGCGGCACCTCGTCGCCGCGCTGCGGGAGGGTGAACCGGGCGAAGGCCGGACGCCGGCACCGCTGACCCGGACCACCGACCTGGCGGCCGACCTGCGGGCCATGTCGTCAGCTGGCAGCCCGCCGGTACGGGTGACGGTCGAGCTGGCCGAACCGGTGGCCGAGGAGGTCGCCACATCGGTGCTGCGCCTCGTACAGGAGTCGGTGTCCAACGCCCGTCGGCACGCGGTCGGGGCACGGCAGGTCGAGGTATCGGTACGGACCGGGCAGGGACACCTCCGGGTCGAGATCCGCGACGACGGGAAGGCGAACCGGCCGATCGGCAGACGTCGTGGTGGCTTCGGCGTCGTCGGCAGACGTCGTGGTGGCTTCGGCGTCGTCGGCAGACGTCGTGGTGGCTTCGGCGTCGTCGGCAGACGTCGTGGTGGCTCCGGACTCGTCGGCATGCGGGAGCGGGTGCGTCTGCTCGGCGGCCGGTTCACCGCCGGCCGCACGAGCGGCGGCTGGCAGGTCCTCGCCGACCTGCCGCTCTACCGGGCCGAACCGTAG
- a CDS encoding response regulator encodes MRVGFRMILEAQPDITVVADVADGRAAVEAARRLRPDVCLLDIRMPGLDGLQVTRLLAGPDVADPIAVVVITMFDDDEYVDVALQSGASGFLLKDCGPALLVEAVRAAVRGDVLVAPQVTVRLLRSFRHRPQIRATAPVEALTDRENDVVRAVARGLTNQEIADELFVAVSTVKTHLAAAQAKLGVRNRVEVASWAWRAGLVDA; translated from the coding sequence ATGCGGGTCGGGTTCCGGATGATCCTGGAAGCCCAGCCGGACATCACCGTGGTGGCCGACGTCGCCGACGGGCGGGCGGCGGTCGAGGCGGCGCGTCGGTTGCGCCCGGACGTGTGCCTGCTGGACATCCGGATGCCGGGCCTGGACGGACTGCAGGTCACCCGGCTGCTCGCCGGCCCCGACGTCGCCGATCCGATCGCCGTCGTCGTCATCACCATGTTCGACGACGACGAGTACGTGGACGTCGCCCTGCAGTCCGGGGCGAGCGGGTTCCTGCTCAAGGACTGCGGGCCGGCCCTGCTGGTCGAGGCGGTCCGCGCGGCCGTCCGCGGGGACGTCCTGGTGGCGCCCCAGGTCACCGTCCGGCTGCTGCGCAGTTTCCGGCACCGGCCGCAGATCCGCGCGACCGCACCGGTGGAGGCCCTGACGGACCGGGAGAACGACGTCGTACGGGCGGTGGCCCGGGGACTGACCAACCAGGAGATCGCGGACGAACTGTTCGTGGCGGTGTCCACCGTCAAGACCCACCTGGCTGCCGCGCAGGCGAAGCTCGGCGTACGCAACCGGGTCGAGGTGGCCTCCTGGGCGTGGCGGGCCGGTCTCGTCGACGCCTGA
- a CDS encoding HEAT repeat domain-containing protein, giving the protein MTRQETDTARALRGLASGDPSVRLRAALAIGTAPAPAFVDPLVDRCATEPDFSVREMLTWALTRHPPEATVPRLVAALGSTGAQARSQALHTLSKIGDRRAWPAITRALLTDPDDEVARSAWRAAVVLVPDGAEPGLAAVLATQLGRGDRATQLSLSRAMAALGEAVAPLLHTAGTDPDPRVRAHAVATQQLARDPDAGFAFSLAEATRVAALGEASGQG; this is encoded by the coding sequence ATGACCAGACAGGAAACGGACACGGCGCGGGCGCTACGGGGGTTGGCGAGTGGTGACCCGTCGGTGCGGCTGCGGGCCGCGCTGGCGATCGGCACCGCTCCGGCCCCGGCGTTCGTCGACCCGCTCGTCGACCGCTGCGCGACCGAACCGGACTTCTCGGTCCGCGAGATGCTGACCTGGGCGCTCACCCGTCACCCGCCGGAGGCGACGGTGCCCCGGCTCGTCGCCGCCCTGGGTTCGACCGGCGCCCAGGCCCGCAGCCAGGCGTTGCACACGCTGTCCAAGATCGGGGACCGGCGGGCCTGGCCGGCGATCACCCGGGCTCTGCTGACCGACCCCGACGACGAGGTGGCGCGCAGCGCCTGGCGGGCGGCGGTCGTCCTGGTGCCCGACGGCGCGGAGCCCGGGTTGGCCGCGGTGCTGGCCACCCAGCTCGGGCGGGGTGACCGGGCGACGCAGCTGAGCCTCAGCCGGGCGATGGCCGCGCTCGGCGAGGCCGTCGCGCCGCTGCTGCACACTGCCGGGACGGATCCGGATCCCCGGGTACGCGCGCACGCGGTCGCCACCCAGCAGCTGGCGCGCGACCCGGACGCCGGATTCGCGTTCTCCCTCGCGGAGGCGACGCGCGTCGCGGCGCTCGGCGAGGCCAGCGGGCAGGGGTGA